One stretch of Brettanomyces nanus chromosome 4, complete sequence DNA includes these proteins:
- a CDS encoding uncharacterized protein (CAZy:GT91) → MKVSRRTIRLMVPFIAAVGIVWFMIFNWDLIDDIIAGDIIETESKAPLSALEKLMKKLRLRPFPDDSPTSYSPVSRYVTRARYKHLNPMVGYAGGKAKKDDIFKERSGNVCESIMHRSTGPVDATAPQDFDDPRAKEDLDEYLKSSGYIEFGNTTEMKRWHRFSNSAVWLPRDNCYLMVTRYIYELHGRSRPQFSLCRMQLYDSAWKELFDKRIRYIDVKKEEVTQIVDKYFGSGEQDESLLDKISLKFPTFLDVDMKQVENGAYKLAGPEDPRIGLRSNKVVGDEPLVIFNMLNDDNKRAMFAAFPLRKPDKDDGKAQMTELKYIDPNGKQKGLEKNWTPFFEVDDSVFDHDSFGKMHFVYDFNDMTILSCDLNSGKCEKVSEGLGYDEKKLKDIKPEIRKKIYLRGGTNLIPFPKEFMDNVFSKEVSSDIQLWFGFAKTHAESCGCGSTTYRPNLCVMSKIKEVYKYELLGSSTEFGMDVLSWNTDSPKCEVQGPNVLAANSIAFWDVKKAKSGFEDYMAVTISEGDRVTRRIILKNLANYIASLYKNEKDVVQDTSLPLARARLATDCTLSSSFEHCKLYGHAHARLARM, encoded by the coding sequence ATGAAGGTTTCCCGTCGCACAATTCGGCTGATGGTCCCATTTATAGCGGCAGTTGGCATCGTATGGTTTATGATTTTTAATTGGGACCTAATTGACGATATTATTGCCGGAGATATCATAGAGACAGAATCTAAAGCTCCTTTGAGTGCTCTTGAGAAGCTCATGAAAAAGCTTAGGCTTAGACCCTTTCCAGATGACTCGCCTACTTCCTACTCGCCTGTCTCCAGATATGTGACTCGTGCTAGATATAAGCACTTAAACCCGATGGTAGGATACGCCGGTGGCAAAGCGAAGAAGGACGATATATTCAAGGAAAGATCTGGTAACGTATGTGAATCAATTATGCATAGGTCTACAGGGCCGGTAGATGCTACAGCTCCTCAGGATTTTGATGATCCCCGGGctaaagaagatttggacGAGTATCTCAAGAGCTCAGGGTATATCGAATTCGGAAACACAACAGAGATGAAGCGTTGGCATAGATTTTCCAATTCGGCCGTATGGCTACCTAGAGATAATTGTTATTTGATGGTAACGCGTTACATCTACGAGTTGCATGGTCGCAGTAGACCTCAGTTTTCGTTGTGTCGTATGCAACTATATGACTCAGCATGGAAAGAATTGTTTGATAAAAGGATTCGATACATTGATgtaaagaaggaagaggtCACTCAAATAGTTGACAAGTATTTTGGTAGTGGTGAACAGGATGAGTCGTTGCTAGAtaaaatctctttgaagttTCCCACATTTTTAGACGTGGACATGAAACAAGTCGAAAATGGAGCTTATAAGCTGGCGGGTCCAGAGGATCCTAGAATTGGACTGAGATCTAATAAAGTCGTTGGTGATGAACCATTGGTGATTTTCAACATGCTTAACGATGACAATAAAAGGGCCATGTTTGCTGCATTCCCGTTAAGGAAGCCTGATAAAGATGACGGCAAGGCACAAATGACGGAATTGAAGTACATTGACCCGAATGGAAAGCAGAAAGGtttagagaagaattggacACCGTTTTTTGAGGTCGATGACTCGGTATTCGACCACGATTCATTTGGAAAGATGCATTTTGTCTACGATTTTAATGATATGACGATATTATCGTGTGATTTGAATAGTGGAAAATGTGAAAAGGTGTCCGAAGGTCTTGGTTATGACGAGAAAAAGCTTAAGGATATTAAGCCTGAaataaggaagaaaatcTACCTTAGAGGAGGTACcaatttgattccatttcCTAAGGAGTTTATGGACAATGTCTTTAGTAAAGAAGTAAGTTCGGATATACAGTTGTGGTTTGGTTTTGCAAAGACTCACGCAGAATCGTGTGGTTGTGGATCCACGACGTATAGACCTAATTTATGTGTTATGTCGAAGATCAAGGAGGTATATAAATACGAACTTCTGGGAAGTAGTACCGAATTCGGTATGGATGTGCTAAGCTGGAATACTGACTCGCCCAAATGTGAAGTGCAAGGTCCCAACGTTCTAGCTGCAAACAGTATTGCTTTCTGGGATGTCAAAAAAGCAAAGTCTGGCTTTGAGGATTACATGGCTGTCACCATAAGTGAGGGGGATAGGGTAACTAGGAGAAtcattttgaaaaatttggCCAACTACATTGCCAGCCTTTACAAGAACGAGAAAGATGTCGTGCAAGACACATCTCTCCCACTTGCCAGGGCCCGGCTGGCTACTGACTGCACTTTATCGTCATCTTTTGAGCACTGCAAGTTGTATGGGCATGCGCATGCTCGTCTCGCCCGCATGTAG
- the COX12 gene encoding Cytochrome c oxidase subunit 6B (BUSCO:EOG09344MI6), whose translation MTEYKLQTPGFDARFPQQNQTKHCYQSYLDYHKCVALKGSDFEPCKVFWHTFQSLCPNDWIETWDDQRANGTFPGDLSIEQFKDVKKD comes from the coding sequence ATGACTGAATACAAATTACAAACCCCAGGTTTCGATGCCAGATTCCCACAACAGAACCAAACTAAGCACTGTTATCAATCTTACTTGGATTACCACAAGTGTGTTGCATTGAAAGGGTCTGATTTTGAGCCATGTAAAGTGTTTTGGCATACTTTCCAGTCTTTGTGCCCTAACGATTGGATTGAAACATGGGACGATCAGAGGGCAAACGGTACTTTCCCTGGTGATTTGTCTATTGAACAGTTCAAGGATGTGAAGAAGGACTGA
- a CDS encoding uncharacterized protein (EggNog:ENOG41), with the protein MPFSCESEAYSHSEFGHHHRHGGHADRDHHNSHAHGAPPIPTNESQSLNSKILTTNLSALNLANPQSHLPSLFKDTQHKYSIKPCFKSDADNQLILKIPFEGSVKLYSVILRSSNQPDNCPRTVKFYNTNQDLDFDNINSVDVTYQAEHPQVGVDDSNESTEDELVDDMSFVEHYLPRHLFTGVSTLTVFLEDNWSNDDDYALHLYSVELRGEFHQLKRNPVVTIYESASNPADHKIILSRSSLNSASEESR; encoded by the coding sequence ATGCCGTTTTCTTGCGAGTCAGAGGCTTATTCGCACTCAGAGTTTGGTCATCATCACCGGCACGGTGGTCACGCTGATCGCGATCATCATAATAGCCATGCTCATGGTGCTCCTCCTATCCCCACCAATGAATCACAATCTCTCAATTCCAAAATCCTAACTACAAACCTTTCGGCTCTCAATTTAGCAAATCCTCAATCACATTTAccatctcttttcaaagatacTCAGCATAAATACAGTATCAAGCCTTGTTTCAAAAGCGATGCAGATAATCAGTTAATTCTTAAGATCCCCTTCGAAGGCAGTGTTAAGCTTTACTCTGTCATTCTCAGATCATCCAATCAGCCCGATAATTGTCCCAGAACTGTCAAATTCTACAACACCAATCAGGATCTCGATTTCGATAACATAAACTCGGTGGACGTTACCTATCAGGCCGAGCATCCTCAAGTTGGAGTTGATGATTCCAATGAATCAACCGAAGATGAACTTGTCGATGATATGTCATTTGTCGAACATTATCTGCCAAGACATCTGTTTACAGGGGTGTCCACTCTAACGGTTTTCCTCGAGGATAACTGGTCTAATGATGACGATTATGCTCTACATCTATACAGTGTCGAGCTTCGAGGGGAATTTCATCAACTAAAAAGAAATCCAGTCGTGACAATCTACGAGTCTGCTTCTAACCCTGCCGATCATAAGATCATACTGTCAAGAAGCTCCTTGAATTCCGCAAGTGAGGAAAGCAGGTAA